In Lytechinus variegatus isolate NC3 chromosome 12, Lvar_3.0, whole genome shotgun sequence, a single window of DNA contains:
- the LOC121425603 gene encoding periostin-like — translation MKMLMLFAALCGLAMATPFDQAAYMLQETAPMGLVDELTALGYTKLVGLIEMAGLKDTLNTGGPFTIFAPNDDAIAVLTPDMMNNMTLLVNILKAHVIEGKVMTTMIRDNLMAGSLLKGVQIRINMNVGWQRTYIAANGAQIIMFDKEAKNGVIHGMNRVIYPIPMGSLVDAMKMIPGLSATMKLIEFAGIESALTGEGPFTIFAPCNNAWMKIPYANVTALMANKTALTELLTYHVAPGAWYSTVMRPGTVIPTLEGKNVLFNPMTPEHLRDVKPMPVYLYVNDAEVILADQSVANGVIWVLNDVITKPSYLPK, via the exons ATGAAGATGCTGATGCTTTTTGCCGCTCTGTGCGGATTGGCGATGGCCACCCCTTTCGACCAGGCTGCGTACATGCTGCAAGAAACTGCACCTATGGGACTTGTGGACGAGTTGACAGCACTGGGATACACCAAACTTGTTGGATTGATTGAGATGGCTGGGCTTAAGGATACCCTCAACACTGGAG GCCCCTTCACTATCTTCGCCCCTAACGACGACGCCATTGCTGTATTAACACCTGACATGATGAACAACATGACACTGCTCGTCAACATCCTAAAGGCCCATGTGATCGAGGGCAAAGTGATGACGACAATGATCAGGGATAATCTGATGGCTGGAAGCCTTTTGAAGGGAGTCCAGATACGTATCAATATGAACGTTGGATGGCAG CGCACTTATATTGCTGCTAATGGAGCACAGATAATTATGTTTGACAAGGAGGCGAAAAATGGCGTCATACATGGTATGAACAGAGTCATCTACCCAATCCCAATGGGAAGCCTAGTGGATGCAATGAAGATGATACCTGGCCTAAGTGCTACCATGAAGTTGATCGAGTTTGCTGGCATAGAATCCGCCCTCACAG GTGAAGGCCCATTCACCATCTTCGCCCCTTGTAACAATGCCTGGATGAAGATTCCTTATGCAAACGTCACGGCTTTGATGGCAAACAAGACCGCACTTACAGAGCTCCTGACCTATCACGTGGCTCCAGGCGCCTGGTACTCTACGGTCATGAGGCCCGGAACTGTTATCCCCACCCTTGAAGGGAAGAATGTGCTGTTTAACCCAATGACACCGGAGCATTTAAGGGATGTTAAAC CAATGCCAGTCTACCTTTACGTGAACGATGCGGAAGTTATCTTAGCCGACCAGTCGGTCGCCAACGGGGTCATCTGGGTATTGAACGATGTCATCACAAAACCTTCGTATCTACCCAAATAG